A single region of the Acidobacteriota bacterium genome encodes:
- the grpE gene encoding nucleotide exchange factor GrpE: MTRGPSDDETGIEILEIVGYERDDDEPRRPRSEGSGAQEPGRLSEVVVRLSRAREEGRAAGIRLVLQKLLPALDALEACVRQEPDRQALEHAVRVALRQIWDVFREHDLERIEGTGVPFDPAVHEAAQVTPTDRVPPNTVLDVLRVGYALAGALVRPALVRVSAAPGAPTGDAPFTGRIGPSAPGRAPGDGDAGGSDDDGEARS; this comes from the coding sequence GTGACCCGAGGACCCTCGGACGACGAGACCGGAATCGAAATCCTCGAAATCGTCGGCTACGAGCGGGACGACGACGAGCCTCGGCGCCCGCGGAGCGAGGGCTCCGGAGCCCAGGAGCCGGGACGCCTGAGCGAGGTCGTGGTGCGGCTGTCCCGGGCGCGTGAGGAGGGCCGGGCGGCGGGGATCCGGCTCGTCCTCCAGAAATTGCTGCCGGCGCTCGACGCGCTCGAGGCCTGCGTCCGGCAGGAGCCGGACCGCCAGGCGCTCGAGCACGCGGTGCGGGTCGCGCTGCGCCAGATCTGGGACGTCTTCCGCGAGCACGACCTGGAGCGGATCGAGGGCACGGGCGTGCCGTTCGATCCGGCGGTCCACGAGGCCGCCCAGGTGACGCCGACCGACCGGGTGCCACCCAACACGGTGCTCGACGTGCTGCGCGTCGGTTACGCGCTGGCCGGGGCCCTCGTCCGGCCGGCGCTCGTCCGTGTGTCGGCGGCACCGGGAGCCCCGACCGGGGATGCACCGTTCACCGGCCGCATCGGACCGTCCGCCCCCGGGCGGGCCCCGGGGGACGGGGACGCCGGCGGGAGCGACGATGACGGGGAGGCGAGATCATGA
- the hrcA gene encoding heat-inducible transcription repressor HrcA, whose translation MADPAGEGPRRLSGSAGRRRVDPRRGRSYNSPQARQLRRGRDLRGPGRAGGEAAVRERIELDQRSKDSLEIIIQQHVRTGEPVSSRAVARLHPERLSPATIRALMADLTEMGLLAQPHTSAGRVPTDRGYRYFVDEILSRKQRLPRREVRRIERLLLSAREIEELLARAGKLLGELTGEVGVVLAPDLEQAVVEHVEFVRISARRFVAVIVSRPGVVLHRVLDSDVDLSQRQLDRLSAWLREQFSGLTLPEVRRRLLQALERDREWIETIGRPSFMALSELIERAMREGNELILEGTSHLLSKPEFSDIDRLREVLETFEERARLLRLLDSCLSSQGVRVIIGSEADDPGLAPISVVASPYRAGRAMRGLVGVLGPRRMEYARAVALVDHFARTMSRALSGEESREDQEEE comes from the coding sequence GTGGCTGATCCAGCAGGCGAAGGGCCGCGACGGCTGAGCGGTTCCGCCGGGCGGCGGCGGGTTGACCCGCGCCGGGGGCGCTCCTATAACTCACCGCAGGCGCGCCAGTTGCGCCGGGGGCGCGATCTGCGCGGCCCCGGGCGGGCGGGCGGAGAGGCCGCCGTGCGGGAACGGATCGAGCTGGACCAGCGATCGAAGGACTCGCTGGAGATCATCATCCAGCAGCACGTCCGGACGGGAGAGCCCGTCAGCTCCCGCGCCGTGGCGCGGCTCCACCCCGAGCGCCTGTCGCCCGCCACGATCCGCGCGCTCATGGCCGACCTGACGGAGATGGGCCTTCTGGCCCAGCCGCACACCTCGGCTGGCCGGGTGCCCACCGACCGCGGATACCGGTACTTCGTCGACGAGATCCTCTCCCGCAAGCAGCGCCTGCCGCGCCGGGAAGTGAGGCGCATCGAAAGGCTCCTCCTCTCCGCGCGGGAGATCGAGGAGCTACTGGCCCGGGCGGGGAAGCTCCTCGGCGAGCTGACCGGGGAGGTCGGGGTCGTGCTGGCGCCGGACCTCGAGCAGGCCGTCGTCGAGCACGTGGAGTTCGTCCGGATCTCGGCGCGCCGCTTCGTGGCGGTGATCGTCAGCCGGCCGGGCGTGGTTCTGCACCGGGTGCTCGACAGCGACGTCGATCTTTCCCAGAGGCAGCTCGACCGCCTGTCCGCCTGGTTGCGCGAGCAGTTCAGCGGCCTGACGCTGCCGGAGGTCAGGAGACGGCTTCTCCAGGCGCTCGAGCGCGACCGGGAATGGATCGAGACGATCGGGCGCCCCAGCTTCATGGCGCTGTCGGAGCTGATCGAGCGGGCGATGCGGGAGGGGAACGAGCTCATCCTGGAAGGAACCTCCCACCTGCTGAGCAAGCCGGAGTTCTCGGACATCGACCGGCTGCGGGAGGTGCTGGAGACCTTCGAGGAGCGGGCGCGCCTGCTCCGCTTGCTCGACTCGTGTCTGAGCAGTCAAGGGGTGAGGGTGATCATCGGGTCTGAAGCGGACGATCCCGGATTGGCGCCGATCTCGGTCGTCGCGAGCCCGTACCGCGCGGGACGGGCGATGCGGGGCCTCGTCGGCGTGCTCGGCCCCCGGCGGATGGAGTACGCGCGCGCGGTGGCGCTGGTCGACCACTTCGCGCGAACCATGAGCCGGGCCTTGAGCGGTGAGGAGAGCCGCGAAGATCAGGAGGAGGAGTGA